In Candidatus Hydrogenedentota bacterium, the sequence GTTCAGGAGCAATCTCTCGGTTGCTTTCAATTTGGCAGTCAAGCAGGTATCGCACGGTCAGGCACCAACTCCATTCTTCATTTTTATAGGGACTAAAACGACAGGTTCTTTAACGACGGCCGCGATCCAACGCCAATTGGCTGCGCAGGCTGTTCAAGCTCAAGCGAATGCGTTCCGCAAGCACTTCTCCGACACCATCCACTTCGCACAATTCCTCTTTGGGGGCGCGCATGATTTGCTGCAGCGATCCGAACTTGGCTACGAGGTTGTCAATCAACTGCGGAGTCAAGCGGCGAGTCTGCATGAGCAAACGATACCCGCGCGAGGTGAGATAAGTGTCGATACTTTTCAGGTTCGGGCCATAGCCAAGGGCCTGGCTGATACTGCTCAGATTGAGCAGGTCCTGCTGACTGAGCTCCGAGATTCGTTCTTGAACCTGTTCGAACTTCAAACCGCCCTTATCGCGGTAGTAGTCTTTTGCCACGAGTTCCGCTTCTTCGAGCGGAATCACGAGTTCCTTAAGCTGCATGGCGATGAGGCGGCCTTCGATTCCAAGCTCAAGTATGTTGGGCTCGATTTCCTGGGCAATGCGCACGACCATCTCACAACGTTGGACGGCCTTGCACACGTCGAAAATGGTCACGACGTCTTCGAATTCGCGCGTGCTGAGATCGGTAGTGGCTTGCTCCAAAACACGGATGTACTTTTCCAACGTGTTGATTGCCTGCATGGACTTGTTCAGGAGCGTGGGGATGGTGTCCAGGACGTGCTTGGTGTCCTGCACGTAGAGCGTAACCGTAGAGCGACGTTCCGAGACCGCGACGACGGTGCATCCGGCCTGGCGA encodes:
- the disA gene encoding DNA integrity scanning diadenylate cyclase DisA — protein: MARKPKKIGKAALRDAITMVSPGTILREAIAAILQSGNGALLCIGEPKRLGDLSEGGIEINVDVTPQLLYELAKMDGAIILSEDASRILFANRFLKPDSSIPTDETGTRHRAAERIARQAGCTVVAVSERRSTVTLYVQDTKHVLDTIPTLLNKSMQAINTLEKYIRVLEQATTDLSTREFEDVVTIFDVCKAVQRCEMVVRIAQEIEPNILELGIEGRLIAMQLKELVIPLEEAELVAKDYYRDKGGLKFEQVQERISELSQQDLLNLSSISQALGYGPNLKSIDTYLTSRGYRLLMQTRRLTPQLIDNLVAKFGSLQQIMRAPKEELCEVDGVGEVLAERIRLSLNSLRSQLALDRGRR